Part of the Haliotis asinina isolate JCU_RB_2024 chromosome 8, JCU_Hal_asi_v2, whole genome shotgun sequence genome is shown below.
GATGGTTTGCCACTACGGATTATTTTAACGACATGGGTGTTGCTTTGTGCTCTTAGCGCTTCTATTATAATCGCTTCATGTCAGAAGCTTACACACCTTCGTTCCTTCTACAAGCATTGGGATTCTGTGTTCCAGTGTCCTTTAAGAGACAACATGGGCTGTGGGTCGAAATTTCCAgaacaatatttgaaaattgGTACAGCATCTGGCTGGTTTCTCGGTACTTTCAACGTTGCTGCGCTCTGCATCATCATGTTTTGCAATTTACCCATATCACTGGTTTACATCAAAGCTTTTGCAAGACCATTCCCAGAGTCGCAGTGGGTGATCATCTTCAACCTAGTCATGCACGTGTTTCAATCTGGCGTCTGGCTTTTTCCGATTGTTTTTATTGGCATTATTGCTCGTGTCATTCGAGCACAGTTCTTACAGTTAGGAAGTGTCATATCAAAGAGGATCGAGGAAGCTGATGGACACTTCCCTGATCAGCTGCCAGAACTCAGATTTCACTACACCCAACTGTGCCAGGCTGTGGACATCGTAAATAGAAGCTTCAAATGGCTTCTAGGAGTACGTTTCCTACTT
Proteins encoded:
- the LOC137295300 gene encoding uncharacterized protein, whose protein sequence is MNKGTITQTGRRKDPFTSIEDGLKPLLVSMKILGIYFDPSQAKNKVEPSETYPSRANPPGWWRSVNRLYCYTVLLLLWFNFGRCAVGLFPLDDGLPLRIILTTWVLLCALSASIIIASCQKLTHLRSFYKHWDSVFQCPLRDNMGCGSKFPEQYLKIGTASGWFLGTFNVAALCIIMFCNLPISLVYIKAFARPFPESQWVIIFNLVMHVFQSGVWLFPIVFIGIIARVIRAQFLQLGSVISKRIEEADGHFPDQLPELRFHYTQLCQAVDIVNRSFKWLLGVRFLLDIFLACFVSYQMINGPLDIFVIAVNVFWLGGSVVCTLVSAMCSSGVHDAVSDIFSCKIPTI